A section of the Bacillota bacterium genome encodes:
- a CDS encoding biotin/lipoyl-binding protein, which yields MARLRRWQTWVVALLVLGAILGAWRWWRGRTAASSQQLPFRIVAVRRGPIEVSVQGTGTVRAASRKEMRPRVNGRVVRVAVEEGERVSAGQLLLELSSENLQLQLDKAR from the coding sequence TGAGACGGTGGCAAACGTGGGTGGTGGCCCTCCTGGTGCTGGGTGCCATTCTGGGAGCGTGGCGCTGGTGGCGGGGCAGAACGGCCGCGTCCTCCCAGCAACTGCCCTTTCGCATCGTGGCCGTGCGGCGAGGACCCATAGAGGTCAGCGTCCAGGGCACCGGGACGGTGCGGGCTGCCAGCCGGAAAGAGATGCGGCCAAGAGTGAACGGCCGCGTGGTGCGGGTGGCGGTCGAGGAAGGGGAAAGGGTGAGCGCGGGCCAACTGCTGCTCGAACTGTCCAGCGAGAACCTGCAGTTGCAGCTTGACAAAGCACGC